Part of the Pseudodesulfovibrio hydrargyri genome is shown below.
GACCTGACCCACCGCCTGGAGCTGGTCCAGAAGACCGCCGAAGCGCGCAAGATCATGGTCGAGGAGGCCCGCCTCCTGCAGAAGGCCAAGAACATGTCCCCGGTGCGCACGGTCACCGTGACCGCCTACAACCCCTCCACCGAACAGTGCGACGACGATCCGCTCATCGCCGCCTCCATGCGCAAGGTCCGCTCCGGCACCATCGCCGTATCCCGCGACCTCTTTGACCAGGGCTGGGTCTTCGGCCGCAAGGTCCGCATCGAGGGCCTCGGCATCTTCGAGATCAAC
Proteins encoded:
- a CDS encoding 3D domain-containing protein → MRILFNYTITPVLCAAMVIMAVVVFVKQQKIDDLTHRLELVQKTAEARKIMVEEARLLQKAKNMSPVRTVTVTAYNPSTEQCDDDPLIAASMRKVRSGTIAVSRDLFDQGWVFGRKVRIEGLGIFEINDLMNKRYHQRIDIFMWDESRAKEFGRKNIKAALLDI